A single genomic interval of Mucilaginibacter robiniae harbors:
- a CDS encoding RNA polymerase sigma-70 factor, producing the protein MVKKYDDQQLVEALQAGEKAAITEIYRRYWQRLLAIAYNHTKDKASAEEVVQEVLIKLWDNRNKIRPHSLPNYLATAVKYSVLTHLYREKRRSNIAASLYLSQEMDLADERIYARFLQQYIDGVVDLLPEKCRLVFQHSRLQGKNNAQIAREMQIAEKTVEAHLTKALKTIRYSLKSAGLLIILQIIQLFV; encoded by the coding sequence ATGGTCAAAAAGTATGACGATCAGCAACTAGTGGAAGCTCTTCAGGCAGGGGAGAAAGCCGCTATTACTGAGATTTATCGCCGCTATTGGCAAAGATTACTGGCTATTGCTTATAATCATACAAAAGATAAAGCGTCTGCTGAGGAAGTGGTACAGGAGGTTCTCATTAAATTATGGGACAACCGGAACAAGATACGGCCGCACTCATTGCCTAACTACTTGGCTACAGCGGTTAAATACAGCGTATTAACCCACTTGTACCGTGAAAAGCGCAGAAGCAATATTGCGGCCAGTTTATACCTAAGCCAGGAAATGGATCTCGCAGACGAAAGAATATACGCTCGTTTCCTGCAGCAATATATAGATGGTGTGGTCGACCTGCTTCCGGAGAAATGCAGGCTGGTATTCCAGCATAGTCGTTTGCAAGGCAAGAACAATGCGCAGATCGCCCGGGAAATGCAGATTGCCGAAAAGACAGTGGAAGCCCATCTGACGAAGGCTTTAAAAACTATACGTTATTCTCTAAAAAGCGCTGGCTTGCTGATTATTCTTCAAATCATACAACTTTTTGTGTAA
- a CDS encoding chloramphenicol acetyltransferase, whose product MKTLINLDTWIRKDHFTFFNQFEEPFFGATVTIDCTQAYQKAKQKNASFFLYYLYRALQATNEIENFRYRIVQGEVYLFDQVHASTTVNRNNGTFGFAYLNYEPQENQFYQSAKSILDEAKSTQGLIPSSEGQNVIHCSAIPWLNFTSLSHARSFSIPDSCPKISFGKMTEENGKKTMPVSIHVHHGLADGYHVGLWVEKFQSLMY is encoded by the coding sequence ATGAAAACCTTAATTAACTTAGATACCTGGATTCGAAAAGATCATTTTACGTTTTTTAACCAGTTTGAAGAGCCGTTCTTTGGTGCTACGGTTACTATAGACTGCACCCAAGCGTACCAGAAAGCCAAGCAAAAGAATGCGTCTTTCTTCCTTTATTATCTTTACCGTGCCTTGCAGGCTACTAACGAGATAGAAAATTTCCGATACCGGATTGTACAGGGGGAGGTTTATCTGTTTGACCAAGTGCACGCCTCTACTACGGTTAACCGCAATAACGGGACTTTCGGATTTGCCTATCTCAATTATGAGCCACAGGAAAATCAATTTTATCAGTCTGCCAAATCCATCCTTGATGAAGCCAAGTCAACCCAGGGACTCATACCCTCATCCGAGGGACAGAACGTGATTCATTGCTCCGCCATTCCCTGGTTGAATTTTACCTCGTTATCTCATGCAAGATCCTTTAGCATTCCGGATAGCTGTCCTAAAATATCTTTCGGAAAAATGACGGAGGAAAATGGAAAGAAAACGATGCCGGTATCTATCCATGTTCATCATGGATTAGCTGATGGTTATCACGTAGGCTTATGGGTAGAAAAGTTTCAATCTTTGATGTATTAA
- a CDS encoding HAD family hydrolase — MNNQITTIAFDADDTLWQNEIHFQDTERKFCALLEDYLPQHTITQELFQTEMQNLSSYGYGVKGFMLSMIETALRITSHNLPAGLINRIITLGKELLAKPVELLPGVKETLESLYPTHRLVIATKGDLLDQERKLEKSGLQQYFHHISIMSDKQPKDYHKLLQSLDCSPENFLMVGNSIKSDIIPVLKAGAFAAHIPFHPTWVHEQVESPLKHPRFIPLTHINEITKRFSH; from the coding sequence ATGAACAATCAAATCACGACCATCGCCTTTGATGCAGATGACACTTTATGGCAGAACGAAATTCATTTTCAGGATACGGAACGAAAATTTTGTGCTTTATTAGAAGATTATCTTCCCCAGCATACTATTACTCAAGAACTATTTCAGACAGAGATGCAGAACCTTTCTTCGTATGGTTATGGTGTTAAGGGATTTATGTTATCTATGATTGAAACAGCCTTGCGCATTACAAGCCATAATCTTCCAGCAGGCTTAATTAACCGGATTATTACTTTGGGTAAGGAGCTATTAGCAAAGCCGGTAGAGCTACTACCAGGCGTAAAGGAAACATTGGAAAGCTTGTACCCCACACATCGTTTAGTCATTGCGACAAAGGGAGATTTGCTTGATCAGGAGCGTAAACTGGAAAAATCTGGCTTGCAGCAATACTTTCATCATATCAGCATTATGAGCGACAAACAGCCCAAAGACTATCATAAGTTGTTACAATCGCTGGATTGCTCACCGGAAAACTTTCTGATGGTGGGCAACTCCATCAAATCGGACATTATTCCGGTACTGAAAGCCGGTGCTTTTGCCGCTCACATCCCTTTTCATCCCACCTGGGTTCATGAGCAGGTAGAAAGCCCTTTAAAGCATCCGCGCTTCATACCATTAACACACATTAACGAGATCACGAAACGTTTTAGCCACTAG
- a CDS encoding Crp/Fnr family transcriptional regulator: MLRINPSFLIYIENLYQSQNRKEGIMLRRYAPKQRMISQGENFNKVLLIKEGITKCFFAEENGKTFILEFLSKGEIVGEIEAVRKISALCNIEAITEVHAYALSVVYFKELLDRDLKFNQLLIDTFAQRITNTSSRASFQQLYTVEYSLAKLLQLIAEQQLNLSKEDMAAYLGINIRSLNRALKNHYE; this comes from the coding sequence ATGCTGCGTATCAATCCATCTTTTCTTATTTATATTGAAAACCTTTATCAAAGTCAGAATCGTAAAGAAGGCATCATGTTACGGCGGTATGCTCCTAAACAGCGTATGATTTCGCAAGGCGAGAACTTCAATAAGGTTCTGCTGATTAAAGAAGGAATAACCAAGTGCTTTTTTGCCGAAGAAAATGGCAAAACGTTCATTTTAGAGTTTCTAAGCAAGGGCGAGATCGTGGGAGAAATTGAAGCCGTTCGAAAGATTTCTGCCCTGTGTAATATCGAGGCCATCACGGAAGTTCATGCTTACGCTTTATCGGTCGTTTATTTCAAAGAGCTATTGGACAGGGATTTAAAGTTTAATCAATTGCTGATTGATACCTTTGCCCAGAGAATCACCAACACCTCAAGCCGTGCCTCTTTTCAGCAGTTATACACTGTTGAATATAGCTTAGCTAAATTATTACAACTGATAGCTGAACAGCAGCTTAACCTCTCCAAAGAAGACATGGCGGCCTACTTGGGTATCAACATCAGGAGCTTGAACAGGGCATTGAAAAATCACTATGAATGA
- a CDS encoding alkene reductase, with protein sequence MKNTAQPLLEEYQLGDLKLKNRVVMASMTRGRATNTALVPTLLMAEYYAQRASAGLILSEGTWVNPKSIGFINVPGIYTREQIEGWKLVTQAVHDKGGLIFSQMGHIGSASHPDHLNGELPAGPSAINPQTQSYTPDGFKDSLTPRELTIAEIRQTVQDYKQAGQNAKHAGFDGVEIHAQAGMLIPQFLSLSTNQRTDEYGGSIENRARIIFEILDAIIEVWDSTRVAIKFTPVMYTHVGIVTPDEETIPMFQYILKKLNDYNLAFVHIAGPAQDLTGTPVEILQNDYFSHFRHHYRGRLMANLGFTQQTGNAILKEGKADLVSFGQLFIANPDLVERFKYQLPLSEANLDTYYTGEEKGYTDYPRASHGGAITQAGIK encoded by the coding sequence ATGAAAAATACAGCACAACCCCTTTTAGAAGAATACCAGTTAGGCGATTTAAAGTTAAAAAACCGGGTAGTTATGGCATCCATGACCCGCGGCCGTGCCACCAATACAGCACTGGTACCTACGCTATTGATGGCGGAGTATTATGCGCAACGCGCTTCAGCAGGACTAATCTTAAGTGAAGGCACGTGGGTGAATCCAAAATCTATAGGCTTTATCAACGTACCGGGCATCTACACCCGGGAACAGATTGAAGGATGGAAACTGGTCACCCAGGCCGTACATGATAAAGGCGGTTTGATCTTCTCCCAGATGGGGCATATTGGCTCCGCCTCCCACCCTGATCATCTTAACGGCGAACTGCCTGCTGGGCCATCCGCCATTAACCCGCAAACGCAATCGTATACGCCTGACGGGTTTAAGGATTCCCTGACACCGCGGGAGCTGACCATTGCTGAAATCAGACAGACGGTGCAGGATTATAAACAAGCTGGTCAAAATGCTAAGCATGCAGGTTTCGACGGTGTTGAAATACATGCGCAGGCAGGGATGTTGATTCCGCAATTTTTAAGCTTATCCACTAATCAGCGTACGGATGAGTATGGGGGTAGCATCGAAAACCGAGCCCGTATTATTTTTGAGATTCTGGACGCGATCATAGAAGTTTGGGACAGCACCCGGGTAGCCATTAAGTTTACGCCGGTTATGTACACCCATGTGGGTATTGTAACCCCTGATGAAGAGACCATACCCATGTTCCAGTACATCTTAAAGAAGCTGAATGATTACAACCTGGCCTTCGTGCACATTGCAGGTCCGGCACAAGACTTAACAGGTACACCTGTTGAGATATTACAAAACGACTATTTTAGCCATTTCCGCCATCATTATAGGGGCAGGTTAATGGCCAACCTAGGCTTTACACAGCAGACCGGCAATGCCATCCTCAAAGAAGGCAAAGCTGATCTGGTATCTTTTGGCCAGTTGTTTATTGCCAACCCTGATCTGGTTGAGCGTTTTAAATATCAACTACCACTATCTGAAGCTAATCTGGACACCTATTACACAGGAGAGGAAAAAGGGTATACCGATTATCCAAGAGCGTCGCATGGTGGCGCTATCACACAAGCAGGTATCAAGTAA
- a CDS encoding winged helix-turn-helix transcriptional regulator — MYERKIPLTIDCGLHLTKEVLNGKWKPALLNAISMDIKRPSEILRLLPGVTRRVLTVQLKELEEHGMVEKKIYPQLPPKVEYSLTEIGWSLMPIIDAMNQWGDANRQFLETVITQDPKVTQVSKSPCHVYRHMLAERKSG, encoded by the coding sequence ATGTACGAAAGAAAGATACCGTTGACTATCGATTGCGGCCTGCACCTGACCAAGGAGGTGCTGAATGGCAAATGGAAGCCGGCCTTGCTGAATGCTATTTCGATGGATATAAAACGGCCCAGTGAAATCCTGCGTCTATTGCCTGGTGTCACCCGCAGGGTGCTGACCGTACAGCTCAAAGAGTTAGAGGAACATGGCATGGTAGAGAAAAAGATCTACCCGCAGTTGCCGCCTAAAGTAGAATATTCATTAACAGAGATAGGTTGGTCATTGATGCCTATCATTGATGCCATGAACCAGTGGGGGGATGCTAACCGGCAGTTTTTGGAAACGGTAATCACCCAAGATCCTAAAGTAACGCAGGTTTCAAAATCACCCTGCCATGTTTACCGGCATATGCTTGCAGAGCGTAAAAGCGGATGA
- a CDS encoding nuclear transport factor 2 family protein: protein MNKEDLFDLAVKLENQRCAAMVTGNINDLRKCFSEDLFYGHADGFSDRFESFIQRLVSGSVKYNPVISLVHEVVSLGQDAFTLNGEIKVEAAIHSVPVFLHCLYVGVWRLENAHWRFVAHQSAKLPAST, encoded by the coding sequence ATGAATAAAGAAGATTTATTCGATTTGGCGGTAAAATTGGAAAACCAACGCTGTGCTGCAATGGTAACCGGGAACATCAATGACCTAAGAAAATGCTTTTCTGAAGATTTATTTTACGGACATGCAGACGGGTTTTCTGATAGGTTCGAAAGTTTCATTCAACGTCTGGTTTCTGGGTCTGTTAAATATAACCCAGTTATATCTTTGGTGCATGAAGTAGTGTCCTTGGGTCAGGATGCCTTCACCCTGAACGGTGAGATAAAGGTTGAGGCTGCCATCCATTCAGTTCCTGTTTTCCTGCATTGTCTCTATGTTGGCGTGTGGAGATTGGAGAATGCACACTGGAGGTTCGTTGCGCATCAAAGTGCCAAACTGCCTGCATCGACGTAA
- a CDS encoding transposase has product MKKRVYDLAFKQMAVELSDARGSVKAAAEELGIDPGRISKWKNQYKSGSVVSASNLSDEQKEIRRLQKELREAQQERDILKNAVSIFSRGDGRYSH; this is encoded by the coding sequence ATGAAAAAGCGTGTGTATGATTTGGCCTTTAAGCAAATGGCGGTGGAGCTATCAGATGCCAGAGGATCAGTAAAGGCAGCAGCCGAGGAATTGGGCATTGATCCAGGCAGGATTAGTAAGTGGAAGAACCAGTATAAAAGTGGTAGTGTTGTGTCAGCAAGCAACCTGAGCGATGAGCAAAAAGAGATCAGGCGGCTGCAAAAGGAACTCAGGGAGGCACAGCAGGAGCGTGATATCTTAAAAAATGCGGTCAGCATCTTTTCTAGGGGAGACGGCAGATATTCACATTAA
- a CDS encoding efflux transporter outer membrane subunit, with product MKTSYLLPALVLMVLSACKVSKDIQTPKPALPVAFRNEVATADTSSIADVQWKAFYTDAQLQKLIDSAIVKNYDMQIALKNIEAAQLVFKQVKWDYVPQADLNVTANNQRPSDNSLTGLSLSQYNIGARHIEDYSANVQLSWEADIWGQIRSRQRLALAQYLQTKEARKAIQTQLVSDVSQGYYNLLMLDEQLAIAQNNVKLNDSTLRIIRLQYDAGQVTLLAVQQAQAQQQSAAQLIPQFEQNITIQENALSILTSALPSRIARTASIEQLTVPDQVSAGLPVIMVSRRPDVRSSELDLQIANANVGINKAEMYPALRLTASGGLNSFRASNWFNIPASLFGIVAGSVVQPLLDHKVLSTNYQIAKVNRDRSVLQFRQTVLNAVGEVSDALVRIEKLKQQQVIAAARVKTLQQATTNANLLFKNGLANYLEVITAQSNVLQSELELASLKRDQLDAVSDLYRSLGGGWN from the coding sequence ATGAAAACCTCTTATCTATTACCGGCCTTAGTACTGATGGTACTAAGTGCCTGTAAAGTATCAAAAGATATTCAAACACCTAAACCTGCTTTGCCCGTAGCCTTTAGAAATGAAGTTGCTACTGCCGATACCAGCAGCATTGCCGATGTGCAATGGAAAGCCTTTTATACAGATGCCCAGCTGCAAAAGCTTATTGACAGCGCCATTGTGAAAAACTATGATATGCAGATCGCCCTCAAAAATATTGAAGCTGCACAACTGGTTTTTAAACAGGTAAAGTGGGATTACGTACCCCAGGCCGACCTTAATGTTACGGCAAATAACCAACGCCCTTCTGATAACAGCCTTACCGGTCTTAGCCTTAGTCAGTATAACATTGGTGCCAGGCATATTGAAGATTACTCGGCCAACGTGCAGCTATCATGGGAAGCCGACATTTGGGGGCAAATACGCAGCAGGCAAAGGCTTGCACTGGCACAGTACCTGCAAACTAAAGAAGCCAGAAAAGCCATACAAACACAGCTGGTGTCTGATGTATCACAAGGTTATTATAACCTGCTGATGCTGGATGAGCAGTTAGCCATTGCTCAAAACAATGTAAAGCTGAACGATAGTACCCTGCGCATTATACGCCTGCAATATGATGCAGGGCAGGTTACCCTGCTGGCTGTACAGCAGGCACAGGCACAGCAGCAATCAGCAGCACAGTTGATACCCCAGTTTGAGCAGAATATTACCATTCAGGAAAATGCATTAAGTATTTTAACCAGTGCATTGCCCAGTCGTATTGCCAGAACGGCTTCCATAGAACAGCTTACCGTGCCCGATCAGGTATCTGCAGGCCTGCCTGTAATTATGGTAAGCCGTCGGCCGGATGTGCGAAGTTCTGAACTGGACTTACAGATTGCCAATGCCAATGTAGGCATTAACAAAGCCGAAATGTACCCGGCCTTAAGACTTACGGCAAGTGGCGGCCTTAATTCATTTCGGGCCAGCAACTGGTTTAATATTCCTGCATCGCTGTTTGGTATAGTGGCAGGCAGTGTAGTGCAGCCTTTACTTGATCATAAAGTATTAAGTACAAACTACCAGATTGCCAAGGTTAACCGCGACAGATCTGTTCTGCAATTCAGGCAAACGGTATTGAATGCCGTAGGTGAGGTGTCTGATGCATTAGTAAGGATTGAAAAATTGAAACAGCAACAGGTAATAGCGGCAGCCCGGGTAAAAACCCTGCAACAGGCTACTACCAATGCTAACTTACTATTCAAAAACGGGCTAGCCAATTACCTGGAAGTAATTACTGCGCAAAGCAATGTATTACAAAGCGAGCTGGAACTGGCCTCACTAAAACGCGACCAGCTGGATGCGGTTTCAGACCTGTACCGCTCACTGGGTGGTGGCTGGAATTAA
- a CDS encoding efflux RND transporter permease subunit, whose protein sequence is MFQKFIERPVLSTVISILLVIMGVLSLTKLPLQQFPDIAPPAVLVTAVYPGANAETVLRSVAPSLEESINGVENMSYMSSTASNDGSLAITVYFKQGTNPDQAAVNVQNRVTQATSQLPAEVVQQGVTTVKQQNSLIGAVGIYTEDPKKYDQTFIANYAQINIIPEIKRIPGIGSATIFGGVKDYSMRIWLNPTQMAAYQITPAEVMAAIQDKNLEAAPGKLGERSKEVFEYVIKYKGKLTKPEEYENIAIRANPDGSVLHLKDVARVELGAYSYTSMTHLNGKDGVAIGLIQLAGSNANEIQLAVDKVMEKASKDFPVGIKYNQFYRTKTALDESIKQVEHTLIEAFILVFIVVFIFLQDFRSTLIPAIAVPVAILGTFFFMNLFGFSINLLTLFALVLAIGIVVDDAIVVVEAVHAKMELEHLAPKAATTKAMHEITGAIISITLVMAAVFLPVGFMTGSTGIFYRQFAFTMSIAIVISAVNALTLSPALAALFLKSNHGSDEHTTAKKGFKEKFYAGFNTAFGSMTNRYVGGLKFLIKNKWVSMGGLALITAVTIYMVTTTKSGFIPTEDQGFVAISVSTPSGTSLNGTTQVLQLAEDKLRALPAARFVTAISGFNLLTNSSSPSSAVVFVLLKPNEDRGDVKDINAIQNIIRGQLAAVTGGSFFVFSFPTVPGFSNVEAMDVVLQDKTGSKLSKFSDVANNFIGKLMQKKEIAFAFTSFKADYPQLQLEVNDDKANQLGVNVKDILQTMQAYFGSSQASDFNRFGKYYRVVVQADIADRTDPASIDRVFVKNKSGEMVPINTLVTLTRVYGSETASRYNLFNSIEINAIPKPGFSSGDAIRAIQETAKEQLPSGFAYEFSGQTREEISSGGQSAVVFALCLVFVYFLLSAQYESYVLPFAVILSIPTGIFGVFVALGLTGIENNIYVQVALIMLIGLLAKNAILIIEFAVQRRKAGHGLVESALEASKLRLRPIIMTSLAFIFGLFPMSIATGPSAQGNHSISMSAAGGMMSGVLLGLFIIPVLFVIFQSIQERITSLPLAVLNGDGTSGTPNGDAVKQEPYALHNN, encoded by the coding sequence ATGTTTCAGAAATTTATAGAAAGACCGGTATTATCCACGGTGATTTCCATTTTATTGGTCATCATGGGGGTACTGAGTTTAACCAAGCTGCCTTTACAGCAGTTTCCGGATATAGCGCCGCCTGCGGTACTGGTTACCGCGGTTTACCCGGGTGCCAATGCCGAAACGGTACTGCGCTCTGTTGCGCCATCCCTGGAAGAATCCATCAACGGGGTAGAAAATATGAGCTATATGAGCTCAACCGCCAGTAATGATGGTTCCCTGGCCATTACAGTTTATTTTAAACAAGGCACTAACCCCGATCAGGCTGCGGTAAACGTTCAGAACCGGGTAACCCAGGCCACCAGTCAGTTGCCTGCCGAGGTGGTGCAGCAAGGTGTAACTACCGTTAAACAGCAAAACAGTTTAATAGGTGCAGTAGGGATATATACAGAAGACCCTAAAAAGTACGACCAAACTTTTATTGCCAACTACGCGCAAATCAATATCATACCTGAAATTAAACGTATACCCGGCATAGGATCGGCTACCATATTTGGTGGAGTTAAAGATTACTCCATGCGTATTTGGCTAAATCCTACCCAAATGGCCGCTTACCAGATAACTCCTGCCGAAGTAATGGCCGCCATTCAGGATAAAAACCTAGAAGCAGCGCCGGGCAAACTGGGCGAGCGGAGCAAGGAAGTATTTGAATATGTAATTAAGTATAAAGGTAAGCTAACCAAGCCTGAAGAGTACGAGAATATAGCTATCCGTGCTAATCCTGATGGTTCGGTATTGCATTTAAAAGATGTGGCCCGTGTTGAACTGGGCGCTTATTCATACACCAGTATGACCCATTTAAACGGTAAAGATGGTGTTGCCATTGGTTTAATACAACTGGCCGGATCTAATGCTAATGAAATACAGTTAGCAGTTGATAAGGTAATGGAAAAAGCGTCGAAAGATTTTCCGGTGGGTATAAAGTACAATCAGTTTTACCGTACCAAAACTGCGCTGGATGAATCTATTAAACAGGTAGAACATACGCTGATTGAAGCCTTTATACTGGTATTTATTGTGGTGTTTATTTTCCTGCAGGATTTTCGTTCCACATTAATTCCGGCCATTGCCGTTCCTGTAGCAATTTTGGGTACATTCTTCTTCATGAACCTTTTTGGTTTCTCTATTAACCTGCTTACCTTATTTGCGCTGGTACTGGCTATTGGTATTGTGGTGGATGATGCCATTGTGGTAGTGGAGGCTGTGCACGCCAAAATGGAACTGGAACATCTGGCTCCAAAAGCGGCTACAACCAAGGCCATGCACGAAATTACAGGCGCTATTATATCTATCACCTTGGTAATGGCAGCGGTATTTTTACCTGTTGGCTTTATGACGGGTTCTACCGGTATATTTTACCGGCAGTTTGCCTTTACCATGTCTATCGCTATTGTTATTTCGGCAGTTAATGCATTAACGTTGAGCCCTGCGCTGGCCGCTTTATTTTTAAAGAGCAACCATGGCAGCGACGAGCACACCACCGCTAAAAAAGGCTTTAAAGAGAAGTTTTATGCCGGCTTTAATACCGCATTCGGTTCCATGACCAACCGGTATGTGGGCGGCTTAAAGTTTCTGATTAAAAATAAGTGGGTAAGCATGGGCGGCCTGGCCTTGATAACAGCAGTTACTATTTACATGGTAACTACCACCAAATCTGGCTTTATCCCTACAGAAGATCAAGGCTTTGTGGCTATCTCGGTATCTACGCCATCTGGTACTTCGTTAAACGGTACCACCCAGGTATTGCAACTGGCAGAAGATAAGCTAAGGGCACTGCCTGCTGCTCGGTTTGTAACGGCTATATCTGGTTTTAACCTGTTAACTAACTCCAGCAGCCCGTCATCAGCAGTAGTATTTGTGTTGCTGAAGCCTAACGAAGATCGGGGCGATGTTAAAGATATCAATGCCATTCAGAACATTATACGTGGCCAGTTGGCTGCAGTAACCGGTGGCAGCTTCTTTGTGTTTAGTTTTCCAACTGTGCCGGGCTTTAGTAACGTGGAAGCGATGGATGTGGTGCTGCAGGATAAAACCGGCAGTAAACTGAGTAAATTTAGTGATGTAGCCAATAACTTTATTGGTAAACTGATGCAGAAAAAGGAGATTGCATTTGCGTTTACCTCCTTTAAGGCAGATTATCCTCAGTTACAATTAGAGGTAAATGATGATAAGGCCAACCAGCTGGGGGTAAATGTTAAAGACATTCTGCAAACTATGCAAGCCTACTTTGGTAGCTCTCAAGCTTCAGACTTTAACCGTTTTGGTAAATATTACCGGGTAGTGGTGCAGGCCGATATTGCCGACCGTACCGACCCGGCTTCTATTGACCGTGTGTTTGTAAAAAATAAAAGCGGCGAAATGGTGCCTATTAACACGCTGGTTACTTTAACCCGCGTGTATGGTTCAGAAACAGCATCACGCTACAACTTGTTCAACTCCATAGAAATCAATGCTATTCCTAAACCGGGCTTCAGTTCTGGTGATGCCATCAGGGCCATACAGGAAACTGCTAAGGAACAACTCCCTTCAGGGTTTGCCTATGAGTTTTCTGGTCAAACACGCGAGGAGATTTCCTCGGGTGGACAATCGGCAGTTGTGTTTGCGCTTTGCTTAGTGTTTGTATACTTCCTGTTATCTGCACAGTATGAAAGTTATGTATTGCCGTTTGCCGTAATCTTATCTATCCCTACAGGTATCTTCGGTGTATTTGTGGCCTTAGGCTTAACTGGTATTGAAAATAACATCTATGTGCAGGTAGCCTTGATTATGCTAATTGGTTTGCTTGCTAAAAATGCCATTTTGATTATTGAGTTTGCTGTGCAGCGTAGAAAAGCAGGGCACGGGCTTGTTGAATCCGCTCTGGAGGCTTCTAAATTGAGGCTACGCCCAATTATCATGACTTCCCTGGCTTTTATATTCGGTTTATTCCCCATGAGTATTGCTACTGGTCCGTCTGCACAGGGTAACCACTCTATTAGTATGAGTGCTGCTGGAGGTATGATGTCTGGCGTATTGCTGGGCTTGTTCATCATCCCGGTACTATTTGTCATATTCCAAAGCATACAGGAGCGTATTACCAGCTTGCCGTTAGCGGTATTAAACGGAGATGGTACATCGGGTACCCCAAACGGAGACGCTGTTAAGCAGGAACCGTATGCATTACACAATAATTAA
- a CDS encoding efflux RND transporter periplasmic adaptor subunit translates to MKNLVLAVAALTLYSCSPKPPAAQAPPPPSLPVASVTSATQTTYQEYPASIEGAVNVEIRPQVSGALDKVFVDEGALVSAGQPIFKINEQPYRAALNNALASLHAAEAAKGNAQLEIDKLTPLVANKVVSDYQLKTAKSTFQVAQANIESARANVATARINLGYTLIKAPVSGYIGRLLKKQGSLVTPQDAQVLTQLSDVHDVHVYFSLGEKDFVNFKEEYPGATLKEKLKHLPAVDLLLSDGTTYAKQGRIDIIDGQFDKTTGAITVRASFANPNGLLRSGNTGKIRLSLQHTNALIVPESATIEMQDKVFVFTLADSNKVKKVPITIAGKSGSNYLVTEGIKAGDQIVLSGVDHLQEGVVIHPEKPTDKVAAVSTK, encoded by the coding sequence ATGAAAAATCTCGTTTTAGCAGTTGCTGCGCTAACCTTATATAGCTGCTCGCCCAAACCACCCGCGGCACAGGCGCCGCCGCCACCATCTTTACCAGTTGCCAGTGTAACCTCGGCTACACAAACTACCTATCAGGAGTATCCGGCATCGATTGAAGGTGCTGTTAATGTAGAAATTCGGCCGCAGGTAAGCGGTGCCCTGGACAAGGTATTTGTTGACGAAGGTGCTTTGGTGAGTGCCGGGCAGCCCATCTTTAAAATTAACGAGCAGCCTTATAGGGCGGCGCTCAACAATGCTTTGGCCAGCTTACACGCTGCTGAGGCGGCAAAGGGTAATGCACAACTGGAGATAGATAAACTTACACCCCTGGTGGCTAACAAAGTAGTATCTGATTACCAGCTAAAAACTGCAAAGTCTACCTTTCAAGTAGCGCAAGCAAATATTGAATCGGCCAGGGCCAATGTTGCTACCGCCCGTATCAACCTGGGTTATACACTAATCAAGGCCCCGGTGAGCGGCTACATTGGCCGCCTGCTGAAAAAGCAGGGTAGTCTGGTGACTCCGCAGGATGCCCAGGTGCTTACCCAGTTATCAGATGTGCATGATGTGCATGTTTACTTTTCATTGGGCGAAAAAGATTTTGTAAATTTTAAAGAAGAATACCCGGGTGCAACCTTAAAAGAAAAACTGAAGCACTTACCCGCTGTAGATTTACTGCTCTCTGATGGTACTACCTATGCCAAACAGGGCAGGATAGATATTATTGACGGTCAGTTTGATAAAACAACAGGCGCTATCACCGTTAGGGCAAGTTTTGCCAATCCAAATGGCTTATTAAGGTCTGGCAATACCGGCAAAATTCGTTTGAGCTTACAGCATACCAATGCATTGATTGTACCCGAATCTGCCACTATTGAAATGCAGGACAAGGTATTTGTTTTTACCCTTGCCGACAGCAACAAGGTAAAGAAGGTTCCTATCACCATTGCCGGTAAAAGCGGAAGCAATTACCTGGTTACAGAAGGTATTAAGGCCGGAGACCAGATTGTACTGAGTGGTGTGGACCACTTACAGGAAGGTGTAGTTATTCACCCCGAAAAGCCAACCGATAAAGTAGCAGCCGTATCAACTAAATAA